The following coding sequences lie in one Rutidosis leptorrhynchoides isolate AG116_Rl617_1_P2 chromosome 4, CSIRO_AGI_Rlap_v1, whole genome shotgun sequence genomic window:
- the LOC139844228 gene encoding uncharacterized protein isoform X1, translated as MDKDNSAVFDENSESRLYVGNLDMRITEAALIKMFSPFGKILFEDFLWHTRGPKCGEPRGYAFIHFSTKEEAKVAKEKMHGKLVCGRPLVVRFSRDKYLMEMGSKTGNLSGSGSNKSNLFGNGSGQMNRSAKIAAIKSKLKAMEEEDHDTKKQKRS; from the exons ATG GACAAAGATAACAGTGCTGTTTTTGATGAAAATAGTGAAAGTCGACTCTATGTTGGTAACCTTGATATGAGAATAACAGA GGCTGCTCTGATTAAAATGTTCTCTCCGTTTGGAAAGATTTTGTTTGAGGACTTCCTTTGGCATACTCGTGGCCCAAAATGTGGCGAACCGCGCGGCTATGCGTTTATACATTTCAGCACCAAGGAG GAAGCTAAGGTGGCTAAGGAAAAAATGCATGGTAAATTGGTATGTGGACGCCCTTTAGTTGTGCGCTTCTCTAGGGATAAGTACTTGATGGAAATGGGGAGCAAAACCGGGAATTTGAGTGGTAGCGGTTCAAATAAGTCGAATCTGTTTGGTAACGGGTCGGGTCAAATGAATCGCAGTGCAAAAATAGCTGCGATAAAGAGCAAATTGAAGGCCATGGAGGAAGAGGATCACGATACGAAGAAGCAGAAACGCAGTTAA
- the LOC139844228 gene encoding uncharacterized protein isoform X2 has translation MWRTARLCVYTFQHQGVRMQEAKVAKEKMHGKLVCGRPLVVRFSRDKYLMEMGSKTGNLSGSGSNKSNLFGNGSGQMNRSAKIAAIKSKLKAMEEEDHDTKKQKRS, from the exons ATGTGGCGAACCGCGCGGCTATGCGTTTATACATTTCAGCACCAAGGAG taaGAATGCAGGAAGCTAAGGTGGCTAAGGAAAAAATGCATGGTAAATTGGTATGTGGACGCCCTTTAGTTGTGCGCTTCTCTAGGGATAAGTACTTGATGGAAATGGGGAGCAAAACCGGGAATTTGAGTGGTAGCGGTTCAAATAAGTCGAATCTGTTTGGTAACGGGTCGGGTCAAATGAATCGCAGTGCAAAAATAGCTGCGATAAAGAGCAAATTGAAGGCCATGGAGGAAGAGGATCACGATACGAAGAAGCAGAAACGCAGTTAA
- the LOC139844228 gene encoding uncharacterized protein isoform X3 — MRLYISAPRRMQEAKVAKEKMHGKLVCGRPLVVRFSRDKYLMEMGSKTGNLSGSGSNKSNLFGNGSGQMNRSAKIAAIKSKLKAMEEEDHDTKKQKRS, encoded by the exons ATGCGTTTATACATTTCAGCACCAAGGAG AATGCAGGAAGCTAAGGTGGCTAAGGAAAAAATGCATGGTAAATTGGTATGTGGACGCCCTTTAGTTGTGCGCTTCTCTAGGGATAAGTACTTGATGGAAATGGGGAGCAAAACCGGGAATTTGAGTGGTAGCGGTTCAAATAAGTCGAATCTGTTTGGTAACGGGTCGGGTCAAATGAATCGCAGTGCAAAAATAGCTGCGATAAAGAGCAAATTGAAGGCCATGGAGGAAGAGGATCACGATACGAAGAAGCAGAAACGCAGTTAA
- the LOC139839895 gene encoding rRNA 2'-O-methyltransferase fibrillarin 1-like translates to MRAPIRAGRGGGGGFRGGRGDGGGRGGGFSGGRSGGRSGGRGAGGRGGGRGRGGPGGRGGRGGRGGGMKGGNKVIVEPHRHDGVFIAKGKEDALCTKNMVPGEAVYNEKRISTQNEDGTKTEYRVWNPFRSKLAAAVLGGVDNIWMKPGSKVLYLGAASGTTVSHVSDLVGPTGVVYAVEFSHRSGRDLVNMAKKRTNVIPIIEDARHPAKYRMLVGMVDVIFSDVAQPDQARILALNASYFLKSGGHFVISIKANCIDSTVPAEAVFASEVKKLQAEQFKPMEQVTLEPFERDHACVVGGYRMPKKQKPAS, encoded by the exons ATGAGAGCTCCTATCAGAGCCG GTCGTGGTGGCGGCGGTGGTTTTAGAGGCGGCCGTGGAGATGGAGGTGGTAGAGGAGGTGGATTTAGCGGTGGAAGGAGTGGTGGAAGGAGCGGCGGAAGGGGCGCCGGTGGAAGAGGCGGTGGTAGAGGACGTGGTGGGCCCGGAGGTCGAGGAGGGCGTGGTGGTCGAGGTGGTGGAATGAAAGGAGGAAATAAGGTGATAGTTGAGCCACATAGACATGATGGTGTGTTTATTGCTAAAGGGAAAGAAGATGCACTTTGTACTAAGAATATGGTTCCTGGTGAAGCTGTTTATAATGAAAAAAGAATCTCTACTCAG AATGAAGATGGAACAAAGACAGAGTACAGAGTATGGAATCCATTTAGGTCTAAGTTGGCTGCTGCTGTTCTTGGTGGTGTTGACAATATCTGGATG AAACCTGGCTCTAAGGTGCTCTATCTAGGTGCTGCATCGGGTACTACTGTGTCTCATGTGTCTGATCTTGTTGGCCCA ACTGGAGTTGTGTATGCTGTGGAGTTTTCTCACAGAAGTGGTAGAGATTTGGTTAACATGGCCAAAAAGAGAACGAATGTTATTCCTATTATTGAAGATGCTAGGCATCCAGCCAAGTACCGAATGCTTGTTGGCATGGTTGATGTTATATTTTCTGATGTTGCTCAACCTGATCAG GCTAGGATTTTAGCACTCAATGCTTCTTATTTCTTGAAATCTGGAGGCCATTTTGTTATCTCCATCAAG GCAAACTGTATTGACTCAACAGTTCCAGCAGAGGCTGTATTTGCTTCAGAAGTGAAGAAGCTTCAAGCTGAGCAGTTTAAACCAATGGAGCAGGTCACCCTTGAACCCTTTGAGCGAGACCATGCTTGTGTCGTTGGAGGCTACCGGATGCCAAAGAAACAGAAACCCGCATCATAG
- the LOC139840788 gene encoding uncharacterized protein has translation MGGGGLESNVSCRNISGRTVWKEIIKAGKIADSTGASFSSSITKCLGNGVSIKFWNDIWFGSERFSTLFHRLYMLETNKDASIAERITHSNGSSVGNWCWTRPPTGRATNEITELNNIVSSVTLSDKQDSWKYNLDPTGIFTTKSLTLLINTPRLGSNALSLSIPRNKLLPQKVYIFIWRAIQKKIPVRLEIDKRGIDLDSTLCPLCELNIETTEHILSSCPKTALIWKLILDWWAQDYSLISNLNDAIINKQPFALSNFGFSIWQATKWITCYIIWKHRNLKVFSKKTWSPGSIISEIQTQSYSWISKRSRKKKSIEWHQWLINPSFFVADTPHRVGFG, from the coding sequence ATGGGGGGCGGGGGGTTGGAATCTAACGTTTCTtgcaggaacatttcaggtcgcACGGTTTGGAAAGAAATTATTAAAGCTGGAAAAATCGCGGATAGCACGGGCGCCTCATTCTCTTCCTCCATCACAAAATGTCTCGGGAATGGTGTCTCCATCAAATTTTGGAATGACATCTGGTTCGGTTCGGAACGATTTAGCACACTTTTTCACAGATTATACATGCTTGAGACAAATAAAGATGCTTCGATCGCTGAAAGAATTACACATAGCAATGGATCTTCAGTTGGTAACTGGTGCTGGACAAGGCCTCCTACTGGTCGGGCAACAAACGAAATCACGGAATTAAACAACATTGTATCTTCCGTTACTTTATCTGACAAACAAGACTCCTGGAAATACAATCTAGACCCCACAGGAATTTTCACCACCAAATCTTTGACACTTCTGATCAACACCCCAAGGCTTGGGAGTAACGCTTTAAGCTTATCGATTCCCCGTAACAAACTCCTACCTCAAAAAGTATATATCTTCATATGGAGAGCCATTCAAAAAAAGATTCCGGTTAGATTAGAAATTGACAAAAGGGGCATTGATCTCGATTCCACTTTATGCCCTTTATGCGAATTGAATATAGAAACCACCGAACATATCCTCAGTTCTTGCCCCAAAACGGCACTCATATGGAAACTTATCCTCGATTGGTGGGCCCAAGACTATTCTTTAATCTCCAATCTTAACGATGCCATCATCAATAAACAACCATTCGCTCTCAGCAATTTCGGCTTTTCAATATGGCAAGCAACCAAATGGATTACTTGTTATATAATTTGGAAACATAGGAACTTGAAAGTATTTTCCAAAAAAACGTGGTCCCCTGGTTCGATTATATCCGAAATTCAAACACAAAGTTATAGTTGGATTTCCAAAAGATCGCGCAAAAAGAAATCAATCGAGTGGCATCAATGGCTCATTAATCCTTCTTTCTTTGTTGCGGATACTCCCCACCGAGTTGGGTTTGGCTAA